A genomic window from Flavobacterium johnsoniae includes:
- a CDS encoding HAD family hydrolase: MIDAIIFDFGDIFINLDKPATISGLEKLGMKEWNNELNQLNLSFEIGSISPEDFVGGFQKQLPNASKEEILKAWNAILADFPFYRLEFLQELATKYRLFLLSNTDSIHINTFEQKSGVSFYKDFYNCFEKVYFSFDIGMRKPDPKIYEFVLEENNLTAENTLFVDDKKENTDSAAALGIKIWNLQVGKEDVVDLFNKGLL, from the coding sequence ATGATTGACGCAATAATTTTTGACTTTGGAGATATTTTTATCAATTTAGACAAACCTGCCACAATTTCTGGTTTAGAAAAATTAGGAATGAAAGAATGGAATAATGAATTGAATCAATTGAATCTTTCTTTTGAAATTGGATCAATTTCACCCGAAGATTTCGTTGGCGGTTTTCAAAAACAATTGCCAAATGCTTCAAAAGAAGAAATCTTAAAAGCTTGGAATGCTATTTTAGCCGATTTTCCTTTTTATCGTTTGGAATTCCTTCAAGAATTAGCCACAAAATATCGTTTGTTTTTATTAAGCAATACCGATTCTATTCATATCAACACTTTTGAACAAAAAAGTGGCGTTTCTTTCTATAAAGATTTTTACAATTGTTTTGAAAAAGTATATTTCTCATTTGATATCGGAATGAGAAAACCAGATCCAAAAATTTATGAATTTGTTCTAGAAGAAAATAATCTGACTGCTGAAAATACTTTATTTGTTGATGACAAAAAAGAAAATACAGACAGCGCAGCGGCTTTAGGAATAAAAATTTGGAATCTACAAGTTGGAAAAGAAGATGTTGTAGATTTATTTAATAAAGGATTATTATAA
- the ribD gene encoding bifunctional diaminohydroxyphosphoribosylaminopyrimidine deaminase/5-amino-6-(5-phosphoribosylamino)uracil reductase RibD, whose protein sequence is MNIHEKYIKRCIELAQNGLGTTHPNPMVGSVIVYESQIIGEGWHKKAGEPHAEVNAVRSVKDKSLLKKATIYVSLEPCSHFGKTPPCCDLIIANEIPNVVVGTVDPNEKVAGKGILKLIEAGANVTVGVLEKECNELNKRFFTFHQKKRPYIILKWAESQDGFLSPEKVSDQDRKPIWITNQYSRQLVHKWRTEEQAILVGTQTVVDDNPKLNARDWDGNNPARVIIDRNNRIDKNSFVFDDSVKTIVFSNDNLKSSTENTSFEVIDFKQNIVPQILDVLYKNQIQSIIIEGGRQTLQSFIDENLWDEARIFIGKTSFHTGTKAPIISRKNSIKTNILRDELIQFKNYD, encoded by the coding sequence CCAAACCCAATGGTTGGAAGCGTAATTGTTTACGAAAGCCAGATTATTGGCGAAGGTTGGCATAAAAAAGCTGGAGAACCACACGCAGAAGTCAATGCTGTTCGTTCTGTAAAAGACAAATCTCTTTTAAAAAAGGCTACAATTTATGTAAGTTTAGAACCTTGCAGTCATTTCGGAAAAACACCTCCTTGCTGTGATTTGATTATTGCTAATGAAATTCCGAATGTAGTTGTCGGAACGGTTGATCCTAATGAAAAAGTGGCTGGAAAAGGAATTTTAAAACTTATTGAAGCCGGAGCAAATGTTACGGTTGGTGTTTTAGAAAAGGAATGCAACGAATTGAATAAACGTTTTTTTACTTTTCATCAAAAAAAGAGACCTTATATTATTCTGAAATGGGCAGAAAGCCAAGACGGATTTTTGTCTCCTGAAAAAGTTTCCGATCAAGACCGAAAACCAATCTGGATTACAAATCAATATTCTAGACAATTAGTTCATAAATGGAGAACCGAAGAACAAGCTATTTTGGTTGGCACTCAAACTGTTGTAGATGATAATCCGAAATTGAATGCTAGAGATTGGGACGGAAATAATCCTGCACGAGTAATTATTGATCGAAATAATAGAATTGATAAGAATAGTTTCGTTTTTGATGATTCTGTTAAAACGATTGTTTTTTCGAATGACAATTTAAAATCATCAACAGAAAATACTTCATTTGAAGTAATTGATTTTAAACAAAATATAGTTCCGCAGATTTTAGATGTTTTGTATAAAAATCAAATTCAATCGATAATAATTGAAGGCGGAAGACAAACGCTTCAATCTTTTATTGATGAAAATCTTTGGGATGAAGCTCGAATTTTTATCGGAAAAACAAGTTTTCATACAGGAACAAAAGCTCCGATTATATCAAGAAAAAACAGTATAAAAACCAATATTTTAAGAGACGAATTAATACAATTTAAGAATTATGATTGA